A portion of the Plodia interpunctella isolate USDA-ARS_2022_Savannah chromosome 4, ilPloInte3.2, whole genome shotgun sequence genome contains these proteins:
- the LOC128669217 gene encoding uncharacterized protein LOC128669217: protein MAEDLKQVNEDDLKQLKERMNLIASADPGQYHNEFSLRRYLRAFKTVDQAFQAIIKTNKWRMEYGVAELHNDKELIEKYSDKARVLRHRDITGRPIIYIPAKNHSSSDRNIDDLTKFIVYCLEDASKRCFEEVVDNLCIVFDLNNFTLSCMDYQVLKNLIWLLSRHYPERLGVCLIINAPAFFSGCWAVIKGWLDENTAGKVTFVNSEMDLCRYLIPDILPTDM from the exons ATGGCAGAAGATCTAAAGCAAGTCAATGAAGATGATTTAAAACAGCTAAAAGAAAGGATGAATTTGATAGCAAGTGCGGATCCAGGGCAGTATCATAACGAGTTTTCATTGCGAAGATATCTCAGAGCATTCAAAACTGTTGACCAAGCATTTCAG gcaattattaaaacaaacaaatggaGAATGGAGTATGGAGTGGCTGAGCTGCACAATGATAAAGAACTTATAGAGAAATATTCAGATAAAGCTCGTGTTTTGAGACACCGTGATATAACTGGCCGGCCTATTATCTACATTCCTGCAAAAAATCATAGCTCCAGTGATAGAAATATTGATGATCTCACCAAATTCATTGTATATTGCTTG GAAGATGCCAGCAAAAGATGTTTTGAGGAAGTAGTTGACAATTTATGCATTGTGTTTGACTTGAACAACTTTACACTGTCTTGTATGGACTACCAAGTTCTGAAGAATCTGATCTGGCTACTCAGCCGACATTACCCGGAGAGGTTGGGTGTTTGCCTGATCATCAATGCCCCAGCTTTTTTCTCTGGATGTTGGGCAGTAATAAAGGGCTG gtTAGATGAAAACACGGCTGGCAAGGTTACTTTTGTTAATTCTGAAATGGATCTTTGCCGATACCTAATACCAGACATCCTGCCAACGGACATGTAA
- the LOC128669515 gene encoding uncharacterized protein LOC128669515 codes for MQRFAFVLAALVVAVTCFPSEIPAPGELALVFNEEDFEDYLDAWLELEEPKWANASQAQPRSGCTIRVNGDLGQPQPVYLHNNNYIVPTGNTGQIHLATGEQVRVVCTGSGRTIQHSNIASTVSAATATCVNDALVSGSGWLNGNSAFGGLTCSAHSFYDAEGTSSRCFNNNLVIRIGFIAENIFYPLYWSCFDQNRLEVLYVWYEQNPQNAVHQTGVDRPSWLAGSFFPGVAVNTMYTQVQQKATIAGLVGQELADKYITSQQFLARGHLAAKTDFIFATGQRATFYFINAAPQFQPFNAGNWNWLEQNLRARIGAAGYHTTIYTGTFGVSQLRDQNNQLVDIFLHRDANNNPQLPVPLYYYKVVYDASRRLGTAFVSINNPYYTENEVRALTFCQDRCRNNNAFNWLNWQPDRIDIGYSFCCTVADFRNVVPHLPAFDVIGLLT; via the exons ATGCAACGTTTCGCGTTTGTGTTGGCCGCCCTCGTGGTGGCTGTGACTTGTTTCCCCTCAGAGATCCCGGCTCCTGGTGAACTAGCTCTGGTTTTCAATGAGGAAGATTTTGAGGATTACCTCGACGCCTGGTTGGAACTAGAAGAACCCAAATGGGCGAATGCTTCCCAGGCGCAACCTCGTAGCG GTTGCACAATTAGGGTGAACGGTGACCTGGGCCAGCCCCAGCCCGTGTACCTGCACAACAACAACTACATCGTGCCCACCGGCAACACCGGCCAGATCCACCTGGCTACCGGCGAGCAAGTGCGGGTCGTCTGCACGGGCTCCGGCCGCACCATCCAGCATTCTAATATTGCCTCCACTGTGTCTGCTGCT ACTGCAACATGTGTGAACGATGCTTTGGTTTCCGGATCCGGTTGGTTGAACGGCAACAGTGCCTTCGGAGGCTTGACCTGCTCCGCTCACTCCTTCTACGACGCTGAGGGCACCAGCTCCAGATGTTTTAACAATAATCTAGTCATCCg AATTGGCTTCATCgccgaaaatattttctatccCCTATATTGGTCATGCTTTGACCAAAATAGGTTGGAAGTACTGTACGTGTGGTATGAGCAAAACCCTCAGAATGCCGTCCATCAAACTGGAGTCGACAGGCCTAGCTGGCTAG CTGGTTCCTTCTTCCCTGGCGTGGCCGTGAACACAATGTATACACAAGTCCAGCAGAAGGCAACAATCGCCGGACTAGTTGGCCAGGAGTTGGCTGACAAATACATCACGTCTCAACAGTTCCTGGCCCGCGGCCATCTTGCCGCCAAAACTGACTTCATCTTCGCCACTGGCCAACGCGCTACATTCTATTTCATCAACGCTGCCCCTCAGTTCCAACCATTCAATGCTGGTAACTGGAACTGGCTTGAGCAA AATCTGCGTGCCCGTATTGGAGCTGCTGGATACCACACCACCATCTACACTGGGACTTTCGGTGTGAGTCAGCTGCGGGACCAGAACAACCAGCTGGTAGACATCTTCCTACACCGGGACGCAAACAACAACCCGCAACTCCCAGTCCCGTTGTATTACTACAAG GTTGTATACGACGCTTCACGTCGCCTCGGCACGGCTTTCGTGAGCATCAACAACCCGTACTACACGGAGAATGAAGTGCGCGCGTTGACGTTCTGCCAGGACCGATGCCGCAACAACAACGCCTTTAACTGGCTGAACTGGCAGCCCGACCGCATCGACATTGGCTACAGCTTCTGCTGCACCGTCGCCGACTTCAGAAACGTCGTACCGCATCTCCCGGCCTTTGACGTCATTGGTCTATTGACGTAG